The following are encoded together in the Erwinia sp. E602 genome:
- a CDS encoding PAS domain S-box protein, translated as MTQTLDSAQLISALDNVMVISTTDLQGTITYVNDLFCTLTGYQREELLGQPHSIVRHPSVPKATYKEMWDTIKAGEIWTGIIPNVGKGGGLYVVDTTVQPLYDQQGNINAYISIRRVINDLMTDFDAVEFSKEQFDEFYDN; from the coding sequence ATGACCCAGACTCTCGACTCCGCACAGCTGATTAGCGCTCTCGACAACGTGATGGTGATCTCCACTACCGATCTGCAGGGCACCATTACCTACGTTAACGATCTGTTCTGTACCCTGACCGGCTACCAGCGCGAAGAGCTGCTCGGCCAGCCGCACAGCATCGTGCGCCATCCTTCGGTGCCAAAAGCCACCTATAAGGAGATGTGGGACACTATTAAAGCGGGCGAGATCTGGACCGGTATCATCCCCAACGTCGGTAAAGGCGGTGGCCTGTACGTGGTCGATACCACGGTGCAGCCGCTGTATGACCAGCAGGGCAATATCAACGCTTACATCAGCATCCGCCGGGTGATCAACGATCTGATGACCGACTTTGACGCGGTGGAGTTCTCCAAAGAGCAGTTCGACGAATTTTACGACAACTAA
- a CDS encoding sulfite reductase flavoprotein subunit alpha, which yields MNKPIERVLIAYGSESGNARALAEYLGGATFLQPFAPQVTELNQLLQAEPNEGDLLLLLTSSFGDGEPPANADRLLEQLPHYAAPGSLRYAIFGLGDTAYPQFCGFSKALDAALAAQGGQALINRVDADAGYQDFFRQWLAVVEKVLQGDAEAGQALRLQVTPYGEQNAFTARVLERSHLSGSAPHAWHIRLDIRGSGIRYRAGDTLWVLPENDPTLLAGLAAGLGDEQAITQLRDKELRQLSKGVLRELAKLGGSEALKVLLKSSQRKALEAYLWGADLLDVLQDHCPPGSVSLAQLLEILSPCLPRAYSIASAGDEQTLDLCVREVSYARDGRPRQGMATGWLLAQDAVKIFVRSNPACWLPEDADAPLLLVGTGTGIAPLIGLTREMTASGQQRETCLIFGDKQREVDFLYRQELEAHLADGVLSSLLTAFSRDGDSKYYVQHAIADHADQIAGLLQRGAHLYLCGNRHHLESAVRAALDAVAREAGWPEGELWPQLLGQGRLHLELY from the coding sequence ATGAACAAACCCATCGAACGTGTGCTGATCGCTTACGGTTCTGAATCCGGCAACGCCCGGGCGCTGGCCGAATACCTGGGCGGTGCGACATTCCTGCAGCCCTTCGCGCCGCAGGTGACGGAACTGAACCAGCTGCTGCAGGCGGAGCCGAATGAGGGCGACCTGCTGCTGCTGCTGACCAGCTCGTTCGGTGACGGCGAACCGCCCGCCAACGCCGACCGGCTGCTGGAGCAGCTGCCGCACTACGCCGCGCCTGGCAGCCTGCGCTACGCCATTTTCGGCCTCGGCGATACCGCCTATCCGCAGTTCTGCGGCTTCAGCAAGGCGCTCGACGCCGCGCTGGCCGCGCAGGGCGGGCAGGCGCTGATTAACCGGGTAGATGCCGACGCTGGCTATCAGGACTTCTTCCGCCAGTGGCTGGCGGTGGTGGAAAAGGTGCTGCAGGGCGATGCTGAGGCCGGGCAGGCGCTGCGGCTGCAGGTGACGCCTTACGGCGAGCAGAACGCCTTTACCGCCCGGGTGCTGGAACGATCGCACCTCAGCGGCAGTGCGCCACACGCTTGGCATATCCGGCTGGATATCCGCGGCAGCGGCATCCGCTATCGTGCCGGTGATACGCTCTGGGTTTTACCAGAGAACGACCCAACGCTGCTGGCCGGGCTGGCGGCAGGACTGGGCGATGAACAGGCGATTACCCAGCTGCGCGATAAAGAGTTGCGCCAGCTGAGTAAGGGCGTGCTGCGCGAACTGGCGAAGCTGGGCGGCAGCGAGGCGCTGAAGGTGCTGCTGAAAAGCAGCCAGCGTAAGGCGCTGGAAGCGTACCTGTGGGGCGCAGACCTGCTGGACGTGCTGCAGGACCACTGCCCGCCCGGCTCCGTCAGCCTGGCGCAGCTGCTGGAGATCCTGTCGCCGTGCCTGCCGCGCGCCTACTCGATCGCCTCGGCCGGCGATGAGCAGACGCTGGATCTCTGCGTACGCGAAGTCAGCTATGCGCGCGACGGCCGCCCGCGCCAGGGGATGGCGACCGGCTGGCTGCTGGCGCAGGACGCGGTGAAGATCTTTGTGCGCAGCAACCCCGCCTGCTGGCTGCCGGAGGACGCTGACGCCCCGCTGCTGCTGGTCGGTACCGGCACCGGCATCGCGCCGCTGATCGGCCTGACTCGTGAAATGACGGCCAGCGGGCAGCAGCGTGAAACCTGCCTGATTTTTGGCGATAAACAGCGCGAGGTGGATTTCCTTTATCGTCAGGAGCTGGAAGCGCATCTGGCCGACGGGGTACTGAGCAGCCTGCTGACCGCCTTCTCCCGCGACGGCGACAGCAAATACTACGTGCAGCACGCAATAGCCGATCACGCTGACCAGATTGCCGGGCTGCTGCAGCGCGGCGCGCATCTCTACCTTTGTGGCAACCGGCACCATCTCGAAAGCGCGGTACGGGCGGCGCTGGATGCGGTGGCGCGTGAGGCAGGGTGGCCAGAGGGTGAGTTATGGCCGCAGTTGCTGGGGCAGGGAAGGCTGCATCTTGAACTGTACTGA
- the xapA gene encoding xanthosine phosphorylase: MTSLDNSPFYAADIIRSRLNGLNPRVAFILGSGLGELAEQIENPVVFSYAELPGFPVSTVHGHAGELVAGTLSGVPVLCMKGRGHFYEGRGMAVMTSAIRTFKLLGCEILFSTNAAGSLRPEVGPGSLVALNDHINTMPGTPTVGPNDDRFGDRFFSLANAYDADYRGVLQQVASEQGFPLTEGVFVSYPGPNFETAAEIRMMQIIGGDVVGMSVVPEVISARHCGLKVVAVAAITNLAEGLGDVELSHAQTLAAAQLSKQNFINLICGFLGKLS, translated from the coding sequence ATGACCTCTCTTGATAATTCCCCGTTCTACGCCGCCGATATTATCCGCTCACGCCTCAACGGCCTGAATCCGCGCGTGGCCTTTATCCTCGGTTCCGGCCTGGGGGAACTGGCGGAGCAGATCGAAAATCCGGTGGTGTTCTCATATGCCGAACTGCCGGGCTTCCCGGTCAGCACCGTACACGGCCACGCCGGTGAGCTGGTGGCCGGAACCCTGTCCGGCGTGCCGGTACTGTGCATGAAGGGGCGCGGCCACTTCTATGAAGGGCGCGGCATGGCGGTGATGACCAGCGCTATTCGTACTTTTAAACTGCTCGGTTGCGAAATCCTCTTCTCCACCAACGCCGCCGGTTCTCTGCGCCCGGAGGTCGGCCCCGGCAGCCTGGTGGCGCTGAACGATCATATCAATACCATGCCCGGCACGCCGACCGTCGGCCCGAACGACGACCGCTTTGGCGACCGCTTCTTCTCACTGGCTAACGCTTACGATGCTGACTACCGCGGCGTGCTGCAGCAGGTGGCCAGCGAGCAGGGCTTCCCGCTGACCGAAGGGGTGTTTGTCTCCTATCCCGGCCCGAACTTCGAAACCGCCGCCGAAATCCGTATGATGCAGATCATCGGCGGTGACGTGGTCGGCATGTCGGTGGTGCCGGAAGTTATCAGCGCCCGCCACTGCGGCCTGAAAGTGGTGGCGGTAGCGGCGATCACCAACCTCGCCGAAGGCCTCGGTGACGTTGAGCTCTCCCATGCGCAAACGCTTGCGGCCGCGCAGCTCTCTAAGCAGAACTTTATCAATCTGATCTGCGGCTTCCTCGGCAAACTATCCTGA
- a CDS encoding nucleoside permease, with protein sequence MAIQLRLKIMMFLQYFIWGAWLVTLGAYLINTLGFRGADVGLVYSAKGIAALLMPPLIGIVADKWLPANRVYALCHLTCAGMLVWAAGASQPQLMFWAMLGNAMAFMPTLALSNTIAYAGLEKAGLDTVSHFPAIRVLGTVGFIAAMWAVSLLQLELSNVQLFIAAGASLLLALYALTLPTTPIVKGLPSRSWVNRLGLDALVLFKNPRMSVFFLFAMLLGAVLQITNTFGSPFLHDFARQPQFADSLVTRYPSMLLSVSQISEVAFILTIPYFLRRFGIKTVMLMSMIAWVLRFALFAWGDPSAFGFVLLLLSMVVYGCAFDFFTISGSVFVEQEVDSRMRASAQGLFMTMVNGVGAWLGAILSGWVVDYFSVAGVKDWTSIWLVFAAYALVLAVVFQFSFSWRHSRTAASAAVTH encoded by the coding sequence ATGGCGATACAACTACGCTTGAAGATTATGATGTTCCTGCAGTACTTCATCTGGGGGGCCTGGCTGGTCACGCTGGGTGCTTATCTGATTAACACCCTCGGCTTTCGCGGGGCCGACGTGGGCCTGGTCTACAGCGCCAAGGGTATCGCGGCGCTGCTGATGCCGCCGCTGATTGGCATCGTCGCCGATAAGTGGCTGCCAGCCAACCGGGTCTACGCGCTGTGCCACCTGACCTGCGCCGGCATGCTGGTGTGGGCGGCCGGGGCCAGCCAGCCGCAGCTGATGTTCTGGGCGATGCTGGGCAATGCGATGGCGTTTATGCCGACGCTGGCGCTCTCCAACACCATCGCCTACGCCGGGCTGGAGAAGGCCGGGCTGGATACCGTCAGCCACTTTCCCGCCATCCGCGTGCTGGGCACGGTCGGCTTTATCGCGGCGATGTGGGCGGTCAGCCTGCTGCAGCTGGAGCTGAGCAACGTGCAGCTCTTTATCGCCGCCGGGGCATCGCTGCTGCTGGCGCTGTATGCGCTGACCCTGCCGACCACGCCGATCGTCAAAGGGCTGCCCTCGCGCAGCTGGGTCAACCGGCTGGGGCTGGATGCGCTGGTGCTGTTTAAAAACCCGCGCATGTCGGTGTTCTTCCTGTTTGCCATGCTGCTCGGCGCGGTGCTGCAAATCACCAACACCTTCGGCAGCCCGTTCCTGCACGACTTTGCCCGCCAGCCGCAGTTCGCCGACAGCCTGGTGACGCGCTATCCGTCGATGCTGCTGTCGGTGTCGCAGATTTCGGAAGTGGCGTTTATCCTCACCATTCCGTACTTCCTGCGGCGCTTCGGCATCAAAACGGTGATGCTGATGAGCATGATCGCCTGGGTGCTGCGCTTTGCGCTGTTTGCCTGGGGCGACCCGTCGGCGTTTGGTTTTGTGCTGCTGCTGCTGTCGATGGTGGTGTACGGCTGCGCGTTTGATTTCTTCACCATCTCCGGTTCGGTGTTTGTTGAGCAGGAGGTGGACTCGCGGATGCGGGCCAGCGCGCAGGGGCTGTTTATGACCATGGTCAACGGCGTCGGCGCCTGGCTGGGCGCGATCCTCAGCGGCTGGGTGGTGGACTACTTCTCCGTGGCCGGGGTAAAAGACTGGACCAGCATCTGGCTGGTATTTGCGGCCTACGCGCTGGTGCTGGCGGTGGTGTTCCAGTTCAGCTTCTCCTGGCGCCACTCGCGCACGGCCGCGTCCGCCGCCGTCACCCATTAG
- a CDS encoding LysR family transcriptional regulator, protein MNPSSRPHRPDLKLLRYFQTVAEELHFGRAATRLNMSQPPLSFHIKELESQLGTQLFVRHSRSVVLTHAGEVLLNKTRALLNSVECAFAEVEQIGRGESGRIRLGIVGTAIWGGLRPAIRRYMQDYPASEILFYEKSPGDQLALLQRNEIDAGIWRMETHPPCGLHSEKLNDATFMVALPVEHPLTQQPAIDIRQLREEDFVTMTAVHSDWTFLQKVCAEAGFTPKVVREAVEPQTVLALVSIGLGLTIMADSYAQMSWPGVTFRPMVQAIPADLYAVYAPEQLTGVTRRLIEALKKSAGLEIA, encoded by the coding sequence ATGAACCCGTCATCCCGCCCGCACCGCCCGGACCTCAAGCTGCTGCGCTACTTTCAGACGGTGGCGGAGGAGCTGCACTTTGGCCGCGCCGCCACCCGCCTGAATATGTCGCAGCCGCCGCTCAGCTTCCATATCAAAGAGCTTGAATCCCAGCTCGGCACCCAGCTGTTCGTGCGCCATTCGCGCAGCGTGGTGCTGACCCACGCCGGGGAGGTGCTGCTGAATAAAACCCGCGCGCTGCTTAACAGCGTCGAGTGCGCCTTTGCCGAGGTGGAGCAGATAGGCCGGGGCGAGAGCGGGCGCATCCGGCTGGGGATTGTCGGCACCGCCATCTGGGGCGGCCTGCGCCCGGCGATCCGCCGTTATATGCAGGACTACCCGGCAAGCGAAATTCTGTTTTACGAAAAATCACCGGGCGACCAGCTGGCGCTGCTGCAGCGCAACGAGATCGACGCCGGCATCTGGCGCATGGAGACCCACCCGCCGTGCGGGCTGCACAGCGAAAAGCTTAACGACGCCACCTTTATGGTGGCGCTGCCCGTGGAGCACCCGCTGACTCAGCAGCCGGCGATCGACATTCGTCAGCTGCGCGAGGAAGATTTTGTCACCATGACCGCCGTCCACTCCGACTGGACCTTTCTGCAGAAGGTGTGTGCCGAGGCCGGTTTCACCCCTAAGGTGGTGCGCGAAGCGGTGGAGCCGCAGACGGTGCTGGCGCTGGTCAGTATCGGCCTTGGCCTGACTATAATGGCCGACAGCTACGCGCAGATGAGCTGGCCGGGCGTTACCTTCCGCCCGATGGTGCAGGCGATCCCGGCCGACCTCTATGCGGTCTATGCGCCGGAGCAGCTGACCGGAGTAACGAGGAGGCTGATTGAGGCGCTGAAGAAGTCGGCGGGGCTGGAAATCGCGTGA
- a CDS encoding sensor domain-containing diguanylate cyclase, with amino-acid sequence MLISLFVAWQVQRQALLENAQESSRAYALKVASGVDDFIYGAHRRLGYSAALIGDALTDDRLLTEESHRLLDQDASFGAVIIINAAGKILKATPERLGLLGRVTHADGSEEALREQRPMVSNVFEATSGGQVVFITMPVRDKGGQYRGLIGGAINVRKQGTLHTLASDHFNRDGTRTYIVDRVGRIIHHPDPARVGTLVDKALMYYCARSESSGPLLLQTSEGDSVIAGFARVPLSGWLVVSERTRASTLVALEPLIRKMFLSILPFAIAIVVAIWWLAHLISRPLRLLARGVAGPDTRENIERIRGVLTWYREAFSIKQELLKGMGTMQDTIRRLNTQAHTDPLTGLANRRAKREALRKMEAAGQPFAVVVLDIDHFKAINDTWGHEAGDATLCHLARLLEACSREGDIVCRIGGEEFMLLLPATPLVEAAKVGERVRKRVAGSAVNGVGTITVSLGIAGWPVSGRKPADVVKQADRLMYRAKQAGRNRLYVDTP; translated from the coding sequence TTGCTGATTAGTTTATTTGTCGCCTGGCAGGTTCAGCGTCAGGCGTTGCTGGAAAACGCTCAGGAGTCCAGCCGGGCTTATGCCCTGAAAGTCGCCTCCGGGGTGGATGATTTCATCTACGGAGCGCACCGCAGGCTGGGGTACAGCGCCGCGCTGATCGGCGATGCGCTGACGGACGATCGTCTGTTAACGGAGGAGTCCCACCGGCTGCTGGATCAGGATGCGTCGTTCGGTGCCGTCATCATCATTAATGCGGCAGGTAAAATACTCAAGGCGACCCCTGAGCGGTTAGGGCTGCTGGGGAGGGTGACGCACGCCGACGGCAGTGAAGAGGCCCTGCGCGAGCAGCGGCCGATGGTCAGCAACGTGTTTGAGGCGACCTCAGGCGGGCAGGTGGTGTTTATTACCATGCCAGTCAGGGACAAGGGCGGTCAGTATCGGGGTCTGATTGGTGGGGCGATCAACGTGCGCAAGCAGGGAACGCTGCATACCCTGGCCAGCGATCACTTTAACCGCGACGGCACCCGCACATACATTGTCGATCGGGTGGGCCGGATCATCCATCATCCGGACCCGGCGCGCGTCGGCACGCTGGTGGACAAGGCGTTAATGTATTATTGCGCGCGGAGCGAAAGCAGCGGCCCGCTGCTACTGCAGACCAGCGAGGGGGACAGCGTTATTGCCGGTTTTGCCAGAGTGCCTTTATCCGGCTGGCTGGTGGTTTCTGAGCGCACGCGGGCGTCCACGCTGGTGGCGCTGGAACCGCTGATCCGGAAGATGTTTTTGAGCATCCTTCCTTTTGCAATTGCCATTGTCGTCGCTATCTGGTGGCTGGCCCATCTGATCTCGCGGCCGCTGCGCCTGCTGGCCCGTGGGGTTGCCGGGCCTGACACACGTGAAAATATTGAGCGGATCCGCGGCGTGCTGACCTGGTACCGCGAAGCCTTCAGCATAAAGCAGGAGCTGCTGAAGGGCATGGGTACCATGCAGGACACCATCCGTCGCCTGAATACCCAGGCGCACACCGATCCGCTAACCGGGCTGGCCAACCGGCGGGCAAAACGAGAAGCGCTGAGAAAGATGGAGGCCGCAGGCCAGCCATTTGCGGTGGTGGTGCTGGATATCGACCATTTCAAAGCGATTAACGATACCTGGGGGCACGAGGCCGGCGATGCCACCCTGTGCCATCTGGCGCGGCTGCTTGAGGCGTGTTCCCGGGAGGGCGATATCGTCTGCCGCATCGGCGGAGAGGAGTTTATGCTGCTGCTGCCGGCGACCCCGCTGGTTGAGGCGGCAAAAGTGGGTGAGCGGGTGCGTAAGCGGGTGGCTGGCTCAGCCGTGAATGGCGTCGGCACTATTACCGTTTCGCTGGGTATTGCCGGCTGGCCGGTCAGCGGCAGAAAACCCGCCGACGTCGTCAAACAAGCCGATCGGCTGATGTATCGCGCCAAACAGGCCGGCCGCAACCGGCTTTACGTGGATACGCCTTAG
- a CDS encoding TetR/AcrR family transcriptional regulator produces MSKQTELHPPRGPLDHSVRDRVVAAATEHFSHYGYEKTTVSDLAKAIGFSKAYIYKFFDSKQAIGEVICSNRLAMIMAIVDAAIADAPSATEKLRRLFSALTEAGSDLFFHDRRLYDIAAVASRDKWPSAEAYQARLRQLVEQIVVAGRQAGEFERKTPLDETADAICLVMQPYICPVQLQYNLETASSAAVLLSSLILRSLAP; encoded by the coding sequence ATGAGTAAACAAACAGAACTTCATCCCCCTCGGGGCCCGCTGGACCACAGCGTCCGCGATCGGGTGGTGGCAGCCGCCACCGAACATTTCAGCCATTACGGCTATGAAAAAACCACCGTCTCCGATCTGGCTAAAGCGATCGGTTTCTCCAAAGCCTATATCTATAAGTTCTTCGACTCCAAGCAGGCGATCGGTGAGGTGATCTGCAGCAACCGGCTGGCGATGATTATGGCGATTGTCGATGCGGCGATCGCCGACGCGCCCAGCGCGACAGAAAAATTACGCCGCCTGTTCAGTGCCCTGACCGAAGCCGGCAGCGATCTGTTTTTCCACGATCGCAGGCTTTATGACATTGCGGCGGTTGCCTCACGTGATAAATGGCCGTCGGCAGAGGCGTATCAGGCACGGCTGCGTCAGCTGGTTGAGCAGATCGTTGTTGCCGGCCGCCAGGCGGGTGAGTTTGAACGAAAAACGCCGCTGGATGAGACGGCCGATGCGATCTGTCTGGTAATGCAGCCCTATATCTGCCCGGTGCAGCTGCAATATAATCTTGAGACGGCGTCGTCGGCCGCGGTGCTGCTTTCATCGCTGATACTGCGCAGTTTAGCACCCTGA